A single region of the Thermococcus paralvinellae genome encodes:
- a CDS encoding S9 family peptidase, with translation MKKIDIKDLGKFKLVGGLDVYKSKTAFTVTEISLEKDDYFSRIYLYDGRKVLQFTSGPKDSNPKSSPDGKFIAFTSKRDKESKEVELYLIPTTGGEAKLLTRFKYGINDFEFSPDGKALAVISPVEVERERKKEKDDVHIIKEIPFWFNGIGWIYGKRAQIFLVNTESGRKRKLIKGKLNILTLKWSDDGSKIYFVAQEDRERKPMISDLYVLDVKSKKIEKLTDSKWRIGDFVIIDEKHFVLRMSTLERGIATNMHLYLFNVKTKGIKKLTEKLDRSAYNSLNCDVRGKSRNPLIYKDGWVYYIATDGPRANLFRVDLEGNIERVIAGDRSIETFGIGNYIAFIAQDAVTPTELYILRDGKEKKVTNFNEWIKEYKLSKPEHFKVKASDGVEIDAWIMRPVDFKEGKKYPAILEIHGGPKTAYGYSFMHEFHVLTSRGFVVIFSNPKGSDGYGEEFADIREHYGERDYQDLMEVVDEALKRFDFIDAERIGVTGGSYGGFMTNWIVGHTNRFKAAVTQRSISNWVSFFGTTDIGYYFAPDQIGEDPWSNFEGYWEKSPLKYAPNVETPLLIIHSVEDYRCWLPEALQLFTALKYFGKTVELAVFPRENHDLSRSGKPKHRVKRLELIVGWFERWLKKGKN, from the coding sequence TTTCAAGAATCTATCTCTATGATGGCAGAAAAGTTTTGCAATTCACTTCTGGACCTAAAGATTCAAATCCAAAGTCCTCGCCAGACGGAAAGTTCATAGCATTCACTTCAAAGAGAGACAAAGAGAGCAAAGAGGTCGAGCTTTACTTGATTCCAACGACAGGCGGAGAAGCTAAGCTTTTAACTAGGTTTAAATATGGAATCAACGACTTTGAATTCTCTCCCGATGGGAAAGCTCTCGCCGTTATTTCACCAGTAGAGGTTGAAAGAGAACGCAAAAAGGAAAAGGATGATGTCCACATAATCAAAGAGATACCATTCTGGTTCAACGGGATAGGCTGGATTTACGGAAAGAGAGCTCAAATTTTCTTAGTTAACACAGAGAGCGGGCGAAAGAGAAAGCTAATTAAGGGAAAGCTAAACATCCTAACTCTCAAGTGGAGCGACGATGGAAGTAAAATCTACTTTGTTGCTCAAGAAGACAGAGAAAGGAAGCCAATGATAAGCGACCTTTACGTTTTAGATGTTAAGAGCAAGAAGATTGAAAAGCTCACCGATTCTAAGTGGCGCATTGGAGACTTTGTGATAATTGATGAAAAGCACTTTGTTTTAAGAATGAGCACCCTTGAGCGCGGTATTGCTACAAACATGCACCTCTACCTCTTTAACGTCAAGACAAAGGGGATTAAAAAGCTCACCGAAAAGCTCGATCGCTCAGCATACAACTCACTTAACTGCGATGTGAGAGGAAAGTCAAGAAATCCGCTGATTTACAAGGATGGCTGGGTTTACTACATAGCAACAGATGGACCGAGGGCGAACCTCTTTAGAGTAGATTTGGAAGGAAACATTGAGCGTGTTATTGCCGGTGATAGGAGTATTGAAACTTTTGGAATTGGAAACTACATAGCGTTTATTGCTCAAGATGCAGTAACTCCAACAGAACTGTACATTCTAAGAGACGGCAAAGAGAAGAAGGTTACGAACTTCAACGAGTGGATCAAGGAGTATAAGCTTTCAAAACCTGAGCACTTCAAAGTTAAGGCAAGCGATGGCGTAGAAATTGATGCATGGATAATGAGACCAGTGGACTTTAAAGAAGGCAAAAAGTATCCTGCCATTCTCGAAATCCATGGAGGTCCAAAGACGGCCTATGGCTACTCCTTCATGCATGAGTTCCACGTTTTAACCTCTAGAGGGTTTGTAGTAATATTCAGCAATCCAAAAGGAAGCGACGGCTACGGGGAGGAGTTTGCAGACATTAGGGAGCACTACGGCGAAAGGGACTATCAAGATTTAATGGAAGTTGTGGATGAAGCCTTGAAGCGCTTTGACTTCATTGATGCTGAAAGAATTGGAGTTACCGGCGGTTCTTATGGCGGCTTCATGACGAACTGGATAGTTGGACACACGAATAGATTTAAGGCAGCAGTAACCCAGCGCTCCATTTCCAACTGGGTGAGCTTCTTTGGAACGACTGATATAGGCTACTACTTCGCTCCAGATCAAATCGGAGAAGACCCATGGAGCAATTTTGAAGGGTACTGGGAGAAATCGCCTCTAAAATATGCTCCCAACGTTGAAACACCGCTTTTGATAATCCACTCAGTTGAGGACTACCGCTGCTGGCTTCCAGAGGCATTGCAGCTTTTCACAGCACTAAAGTATTTTGGAAAAACTGTTGAGCTGGCAGTCTTTCCAAGAGAAAATCATGACTTATCAAGGAGTGGAAAGCCGAAACATAGAGTCAAGAGGCTTGAGCTAATTGTTGGGTGGTTTGAGAGATGGCTCAAAAAAGGAAAGAATTAA